The Stomatobaculum sp. F0698 genomic sequence TCTCCTCCGGCGTGAGCGCCTCGAGGCGGAGCACCGGTGAAAACAAATCCTTGCTGCCCGCCCGGGAAAAGCGGCTCTCCGCAAGCCGCGAAGAAAGTGCCTCGTAGCTAAAGAGGCCGCGGCGCTTATCCTCGAGCGCCTCGGGCGTAGCTCCCATCCAGATGCCGATGTGCTGCGCCTTGCCCTGCATCATGTCGTTGTACATGGTGAGCAGCACCTCGTAGTTATACTGTCTTGCAATCGCATTCGGTATCTTGCAGAGATTCGCCGCCTCATCGAGCAGAATCAGCGTGCCCGCATAGCCCGCGCGGCGAAAGAACTGCGAGAAGAGTTTGATGTAATCGTACCAATTCTCGTCGCTCACAATGAGGTTGATGCCGAGCGCCTCCCGCGCTTCGCGCTTGTTCTCATACTCCCCGCGAAACCACTTGAGTATCAGCTCCTTTTTCTCATCGTCGCCCTCCGCCCCCGCGAGATAATAGCCCCGCAGGAGCTTGGCAAATTCAAAGCCATGCACCATGTCTTGCAACGAATCGACCGCGGCCGCAATCTTTTTTTCGACCAGCGAAAAGAAAGCGCCGTCCTCTCGGAAGCCGCCCTGTTCCTCCGCGGCTTCCCGCTCCGCCTGAGATACCCAGCGGTCTAAAATAAGGCGCAGCGCACCGCCCTCCGGCTTGGTCTTGGTCGCGAGGTTCGCAATCAATTCGCGGTAGGTCGCAAGCCCCTGCCCCTTGCTGCCCTGC encodes the following:
- a CDS encoding ATP-binding protein, which codes for MSETERAVPRRIAQAILNSLQSGVVPRVGLPYIAVGRKEEIAALLRDTELIAEGGASFRFLIGKYGAGKSFLLQTMRNYVFEQGFVVADADLSPERRLQGSKGQGLATYRELIANLATKTKPEGGALRLILDRWVSQAEREAAEEQGGFREDGAFFSLVEKKIAAAVDSLQDMVHGFEFAKLLRGYYLAGAEGDDEKKELILKWFRGEYENKREAREALGINLIVSDENWYDYIKLFSQFFRRAGYAGTLILLDEAANLCKIPNAIARQYNYEVLLTMYNDMMQGKAQHIGIWMGATPEALEDKRRGLFSYEALSSRLAESRFSRAGSKDLFSPVLRLEALTPEEMLVLTEKLSAIHAALYGDARCFRADELELFVRTCYARVGASAQLTPREMTRDFIFLLDALHREPESSMEQLLKQEAASAALESVASELRETGGGDDAPFDFSF